A genome region from Pseudomonas sp. N3-W includes the following:
- the ribE gene encoding 6,7-dimethyl-8-ribityllumazine synthase translates to MTLKTIEGTFIAPKGRYALVVGRFNSFVVESLVSGAVDALVRHGVSESDITIIRAPGAFEIPLVAQKVAQKGEYAAIIALGAVIRGGTPHFEYVAGECTKGLAQVSMEFGVPVAFGVLTVDSIEQAIERSGTKAGNKGAEAALSALEMVSLLAQLEAK, encoded by the coding sequence ATGACCCTGAAGACCATCGAAGGTACCTTCATCGCCCCCAAAGGCCGCTACGCTCTGGTAGTGGGCCGTTTCAACAGCTTCGTTGTTGAAAGTCTGGTCAGCGGTGCAGTTGATGCCCTGGTTCGCCACGGTGTGAGCGAAAGCGACATCACCATCATCCGTGCCCCTGGCGCCTTCGAAATCCCGCTGGTTGCGCAGAAAGTCGCTCAGAAGGGCGAGTACGCGGCAATCATCGCCCTGGGCGCGGTCATTCGTGGCGGTACTCCGCACTTCGAATACGTGGCTGGCGAATGCACCAAGGGCCTGGCCCAGGTGTCCATGGAGTTCGGCGTACCGGTCGCTTTCGGCGTCCTGACCGTTGATTCCATCGAGCAAGCCATCGAACGTTCCGGCACCAAGGCCGGTAACAAAGGTGCTGAAGCTGCCCTGTCCGCTCTGGAAATGGTCAGCCTGCTGGCGCAGTTGGAGGCCAAGTGA
- a CDS encoding phosphatidylglycerophosphatase A, translating into MTDHPKQVPAEFVPPSVWRNPWHFLAFGFGSGTLPKAPGTWGSLVALPFIPLWQMLPDWGYWLMLGITMLFGFWLCGKVADDLRVHDHEGIVWDEMVGMWITLWLVPEGWYWLLIGFLMFRFFDILKPWPIRWIDRHVHGGVGIMLDDVLAGVFAWLAMQGLVHFFA; encoded by the coding sequence GTGACAGATCATCCCAAACAGGTCCCGGCGGAATTCGTACCGCCGTCGGTCTGGCGCAATCCGTGGCATTTCCTGGCGTTCGGCTTTGGCTCGGGCACCTTGCCAAAGGCACCGGGCACCTGGGGTTCGTTAGTTGCGCTACCCTTTATCCCGTTGTGGCAGATGTTGCCCGACTGGGGCTACTGGCTGATGCTGGGCATCACCATGCTGTTCGGCTTCTGGCTGTGCGGCAAAGTGGCCGACGATTTGCGGGTGCACGATCACGAAGGCATCGTCTGGGACGAGATGGTCGGGATGTGGATCACGCTGTGGCTGGTGCCGGAAGGCTGGTACTGGCTGCTGATCGGGTTCCTGATGTTCCGCTTCTTCGACATTCTCAAGCCCTGGCCGATCCGCTGGATTGACCGGCACGTCCATGGCGGCGTCGGCATCATGCTCGACGATGTATTGGCAGGCGTGTTCGCGTGGCTGGCGATGCAGGGGCTGGTGCACTTTTTCGCCTGA
- the nusB gene encoding transcription antitermination factor NusB, whose translation MISDESDRFNPRDPKPADAGKPSKSVKRREARQLATQALYQWHMAKQSLNEIEAQFRVDNDFSDVDAAYFHDILHGVPAHRTEIDTALAPCLDITIEELDPVELAVLRLSTWELIKRVDVPYRVVINEGIELAKVFGSTDGHKFVNGVLDKLAPRLREAEVKAFKR comes from the coding sequence GTGATTAGCGACGAAAGTGATCGTTTCAACCCGCGCGATCCAAAGCCTGCGGATGCCGGCAAGCCATCGAAAAGCGTCAAGCGTCGCGAAGCCCGTCAGCTCGCGACTCAGGCGCTGTACCAATGGCACATGGCCAAGCAATCGCTGAACGAAATCGAAGCGCAGTTCCGGGTCGATAACGATTTCAGTGATGTCGATGCCGCGTACTTCCACGACATCCTGCACGGCGTTCCGGCGCACCGCACCGAGATCGATACGGCCCTGGCTCCCTGCCTGGACATCACGATCGAAGAGCTGGACCCGGTTGAACTGGCCGTTCTGCGCCTGTCGACCTGGGAGCTGATCAAGCGTGTCGACGTGCCGTACCGCGTTGTGATCAACGAAGGTATCGAGCTGGCGAAAGTCTTCGGTTCCACCGACGGCCACAAGTTCGTCAACGGTGTCCTCGACAAGCTGGCCCCACGCCTGCGTGAAGCTGAAGTGAAGGCGTTCAAGCGCTGA
- a CDS encoding ABC transporter substrate-binding protein, with protein sequence MKRYWLVMVFALFCSLARAQDAATLPSVIHLASEEWEDYTAADGHGLAWDLLREIFEPAGVTLDIRTVPYTRSVGLVQLQEVDALVGSYRDEADKVLYPHWNFDSDHIYALGLASNPAPTLATLGKYRLAWVRGYRYENYLPNIHRFNQIERRTGILSMLKQGRADFYIDALTEIDEVLKNATDQTQYRSTHLAELPLFLGFADTPDARSLMALYDQRMEVLVKSGKLKPIFERWKQPYPFDAN encoded by the coding sequence ATGAAGCGCTACTGGCTGGTCATGGTGTTTGCACTGTTCTGCTCGCTTGCCCGCGCGCAGGACGCGGCGACGCTGCCGTCGGTGATTCACCTGGCCAGCGAAGAGTGGGAAGACTATACCGCCGCCGATGGCCATGGCCTGGCCTGGGACCTGCTGCGCGAAATCTTCGAGCCGGCGGGCGTCACACTCGACATCCGCACCGTGCCGTACACCCGGTCTGTCGGGCTGGTGCAGTTGCAGGAAGTCGATGCATTGGTCGGCTCCTATCGCGACGAAGCCGACAAGGTGCTGTACCCGCACTGGAATTTCGACTCCGATCATATCTACGCACTGGGCCTGGCCAGCAATCCGGCGCCGACCCTGGCGACCCTGGGCAAATACCGCCTGGCCTGGGTGCGCGGTTATCGCTACGAAAACTACCTGCCCAACATTCATCGCTTCAACCAGATCGAGCGCCGCACCGGCATCCTGTCAATGCTCAAGCAGGGGCGTGCGGACTTCTACATCGATGCGTTGACGGAAATCGACGAGGTACTCAAGAACGCCACGGATCAAACGCAGTACAGAAGTACGCACCTGGCGGAGTTGCCGCTGTTCCTGGGGTTTGCTGATACGCCGGATGCTCGCTCGCTGATGGCCCTGTACGACCAGCGCATGGAGGTGCTGGTCAAGAGCGGAAAGTTGAAGCCGATCTTCGAGCGTTGGAAACAGCCTTATCCGTTTGATGCCAATTGA
- the thiL gene encoding thiamine-phosphate kinase, whose translation MGEFELIRHFFAAAPCAQGGEGVALGIGDDCALLTVPPGEQLAISTDTLVAGVHFADPCDPFLLGQRSLAVAVSDLAAMGATPIAFTLALTLPTVTADWLDAYARGLNVMAQRCGVVLVGGDTTRGPLSLTMTVFGRVPAGQALTRGGARPGDLLCVGGELGNAAGALPLVLGQRTAEAIIADPLLAHYWSPQPQLALGLALRGRATSALDISDGLLADCGHIALASKVGIQVERSKLPISTALLAFLGQSGAEEAALSGGDDYVLAFTLPPVELPPLLADGWPIHVVGQVVAGQGVVLLDANGQDITPQTRGYQHFRETP comes from the coding sequence ATGGGCGAGTTTGAGCTGATCCGCCATTTCTTCGCCGCCGCGCCTTGTGCGCAGGGCGGCGAGGGCGTTGCCCTTGGGATCGGTGATGACTGTGCCTTGCTGACTGTTCCCCCCGGGGAGCAGCTGGCGATTTCCACCGATACGCTGGTGGCCGGTGTGCATTTCGCCGACCCCTGCGATCCGTTTCTGCTCGGTCAGCGCTCGCTGGCCGTGGCGGTCAGCGATCTGGCTGCCATGGGCGCCACGCCCATTGCCTTTACCCTTGCCCTGACCTTGCCGACGGTGACCGCCGATTGGCTGGATGCCTATGCCCGTGGTTTGAACGTCATGGCGCAGCGCTGTGGCGTGGTGCTGGTGGGCGGCGACACGACTCGTGGGCCGCTGAGCCTGACCATGACCGTGTTTGGTCGTGTCCCGGCCGGTCAGGCACTGACTCGCGGCGGCGCACGGCCCGGTGACTTGTTGTGTGTGGGCGGCGAGCTGGGCAATGCCGCGGGCGCCTTGCCGCTGGTGCTGGGTCAGCGCACCGCTGAAGCAATCATCGCCGATCCGCTGCTGGCCCATTACTGGTCGCCGCAACCACAGCTGGCCTTGGGCCTGGCATTACGCGGCAGGGCCACCTCGGCGCTGGACATCTCCGACGGCCTGCTCGCCGACTGCGGCCACATTGCGCTCGCATCGAAGGTCGGCATTCAGGTAGAGCGGAGTAAGCTACCGATATCGACGGCGTTGCTCGCGTTCCTTGGCCAGTCTGGCGCTGAAGAGGCGGCCCTGAGCGGTGGCGACGATTACGTGCTGGCCTTCACCTTGCCGCCCGTCGAATTGCCGCCGCTGCTGGCTGACGGTTGGCCGATCCACGTAGTGGGGCAGGTCGTGGCGGGGCAGGGCGTTGTGCTGCTGGATGCGAACGGACAAGACATCACCCCGCAAACCCGGGGTTATCAACATTTTCGGGAGACACCGTGA